The Arvicola amphibius chromosome 4, mArvAmp1.2, whole genome shotgun sequence genome includes the window aagaaatttaactcAACATCCAGGGACTTATAAGTTTCTGCTGCCTGGGACTATTTCAACAATGCACAAACTCTCTAGGGATGGAACCTGGGAGTCTAGGTAGTGGCAAGGTGGCCTGCAGGAACATGACTGTCAGGAGCCCTTGGGTAGATGCTGGGACACACCGAGGCTACTGCTCACTTATAGACTTTCCAGTTCCAGCCCTTGCTCAACTGGAATTCCTGAGAAACTGACTCTCTCTGCACTGAGCAGGGAAGCAGTGAGCCCATTCCATCTTGCCCTAAAACTCCATAGACCCCTGCCCGCCTCCCTTCCTAAATCATGAACTTGAGGTCGGAATGGCCTGGCGATGCCTTCACACTCCCCATGGTGCTTACATCGGTGCCTACACCGTAAACCCTCGCCAAGAGAAAGACATACCACAGCTGTGGAATCGCCAACAGTGTGTTCACAGATGAAGGGGGCCTCCGGTACATCCATGACCACAGAAGACTCAGAGCGTGTTGATGAGGTGTCTGTGTCCAGTGCGGAGTTGTCGAGGTCCAACAGGCCCTTGGGGGCCATTTGGACCTTGGATGAATGGGGACAGATGGCCAGattctccttttctgtgtttttggcCAGTGATGATAAACTGAGTTTGTTCAGCTCACCCTCCAGCATCCCAGCAAAGAAGCTGCTGTTGGGCTGAGTCACAGCCAGTTTGATGGGGTTCAACAGAGTGGATGACATGGGGGACAGACTAGTGTCATCTGAGCTGAATTCTGAATCATCCGCTGGCATCTGCTTCCTGGAGCGGAAAAGATAATGGGTGTCAGATGGAGGAGGCCACCCCAACCCATCCAGCCTGAGGAACCCTGAGCACCTCTACCAGCATCCCCAACTGTGGAACAGCTTGGAACATGCTGGCTCAGTGGCAGCTGGGCTTCAAATCCACCAGTGAAACTGCAGATTCTTGCCaggcaggtggtggcacacgcctttaatcccagcactccgggcagaggcaggtggatctctgtgagttcaaggccagcctggactacaaactgagtgccaggacaggctccaaagctgcagagaaacccggtttcaaagtaaaagaaaaaacctgCAGATTATCGGTTCCTGGTTCCCAGTAGGCatggaagccacattttaaataAGATCTTCAGATGGTTCTCATATTAAATGCTCTGAGAACCACAATTTGAGAAACTGCTAAAACTTTAAATCCACCCACCAAAATGGGGTGCAAGTGTTCCAGAAAATGACCACAGCAACCAACCAGAGTAAAGAGAAATGTCTGCAAGTACCTAATAAGAAAGtaataaattgaaataattttttgctaATAgttttttactatgtttaatGAAATTTGTACTTACTTAATTCTAATGACATTTAACAATAttgtgaaatatataaaattaatagtcTATTTTATGTGCAATACACTAGAGGAATGCTCTTGCTCccctgggtgtggtgacacaaacACAtccgtaatcctagcactcaggagactgaggtgggaggatcaaaAGTCCTACATCAGTCTGACCTATGTGGTGAGAGCCTTGactcaaagataaaaataaaaaggcaaaacaaaacaggtggggctcagaggttaagagcattgcctgctcttccaaaggtcctgagttcaattcccagcaaccacatggtggctcacaaccatctgtaatggggtctggtgccctcttctggtgttcaggcatacatgcagacagaatattgtatacataataaataaatatttaaaaacgaaaacaaaacaggtgatagtggcacatgcctttaatcccagcactcaggagaatctGCGagttctacagagtaagttctaggacaggctccaaagctacacagagaaaccctgtcttgaaaaaaaaggggAGGTCCTTGCTTAGTGgcagtggcaaacacctttaattccagcacttgtgaggcagagatgGGTAGATCTCCCTgttccctgtggtggtttgaatgagaatggcccctataggttcatatgtttgaaagcttggtccccagttagtggaactgttgaggaagaattaggaggtgtggccttgttggaggaagtgtatcattgtATGTAGggtttgaacttttttttttattaaaaacttgaGATCATGCACTATCACATCCCCCTGCCACTCATCAAGACTCCTGTATGGTGGGCTCTGTTAGACAGCAGTCAGGGTTTGAACTTTCAAAAGCTGGcactgggactggaaagatggctcagtggttaagagcactggctgttcttccaagacctgtgttcaattcccaggcaatacctacatggcagctcacaactgtctgtagctctaattacaggagatctgacaccttcacagacatgcatgcaggcaaaacaccaatgcacatagaataaaaataaataaatctttttaaaaaatctggcaCCAGGCCCTCCCTCCCCGTTCTCACCCTGCAACTTggggatcagatgtaagctctcagctactgctccagcaccacacctgcctacCTGCCACCATGCTTGCCACCGTAATGATACTAGGCTtgtcctctgaaactataaacgaGCCTACaattgaacattttcttctataagctgccttggtcatggtatctcctcacagcaaaagaacagtaactaagacatcccccattcatttttgttttttgttttttgttttaattagggGGTATTTTAGACACACACCAAGAGTAACATATTACACTTTTATTTGCTCTCATCCAACTTCAGAAATTAAGACATATTAGCATTGCTAACACCCTCGGATGCTGGATGCTTCTCTCACACTGCATATCCTCCAGTAAACACAGCCAgcagagtaatttttttttctgtttgttattcACTATGTGTCATCTTAGGCTTGTTGCATATGTATATTAACCCAAGGCAAGGCCTATCACTTTGCATGTCTTTAGACGCTATATAAATAAGAGGCATTATTCAGCACATACAACAAAACTTGGTGTTTTGAATTGTCTGTCCTTAAACATGTAGCAGAAGCTTTAACCATTTTGTCCATTTAATGTCTTTTTGTCACATGaatatttgttgctttttaacttatgtgtgttggtgttttacccacatgtgtgtatgtaaaccacaagcatgcagaggccagaagagggcattggatcccctggaactatagttacagatagttgtgacaTTGTtggatgctgggaaacaaaccctggttgtctggaagaccagccagtgcaattaagcactgagccatctctccagtccctgcatGGGTATGTGTATTATTACTATTCTTTGATATTATAAAGGAAATACATGGTCCTGCATTGTTTTGCTGATGAAGTGCTCCAATCCAAAAAAGTTAGCTTTCAACTCCTTAAAAGAACAACTTTgatccatacatacatatgacTAAAACTCAACATCACAGACTGATCCTTCCCTTGTGATGTGCTCTGGGACTTCTGATTCTGTGTCTAATCATTGTTATTCTGGTTTCTACCAGCTAAGATTTCCTGCCCTGTAAAGAGGTCCCAATCTAAATTAGTCTAGTCCAGATTCCTACTTCCTGTTTGCTTCATGGACCTTATGAAGCTCCCTATCACCACCAATGTCCTGAGATACCTGGATCAGTCTAGAATATTCATCGCTCACCCCAACACTGGCCCTTGAAGGATATTTGGAGCAGATGTTCTTTTCCTTTAAGTCCTGTATTtgtaggccagcttggtctacagagtgagttctaggacagccagggctacatagagaaaccctgtctcacaaaacaaacaaataacaacaaaacaaacttcccTACTGGAATTGCTGGGCTAAAGAGTCCCAGAAGGCCCCTGGATTCTGTTTTCTGGACACACCTCTTTCTTGACTTCCACAGCAGCCCTGCTGGATGAGTGCTAGCCAGTGAACCTGTCTGAGGCCACATATCTAAGTGGTATAGTTTGAATTTGAACTCAAGACTCCTTGCCTGAGAATTCTCCCCCCAGTAAATTATGAAGTTTCCTGCAAACAATGGTCAtttttgatgtaggattcccctctgtatgctgtgaatatgatttattaccattggttaataaacttctttggcctatgacagggcaaaatatagcaaggcaggaaatccaacagttagaggaggaaagaaggcagagtcagagagatgccatgtagttacCAAAGGacaaagatgccagaaacttaccggtaaaccacaccctcgtggcaatacacagattaatggaaatgggttaatttcagatataagagctaactaggaatatgcttgagtcattggccaaacagtgttgtaattaatatagttttgtgtgattattcaggtctgggtggccagaaaatgaacatgCAGTCTTAATTTACACAATTGCGCCCACCATCTGGCATGGAtctacataagacctaaaaaactgggaaaaaaaaaaaaagaggtcttctagactcacaaaaacaggagccaagcacagcttcttggtagctgcttttatttttccagataggctttgtttgctggtggcaaacagctgcatggctcctttaagaaatggcTTCCTGGCTCATCCTGGTGATgcaaatggctctggctctttcaggaggtcctgatATGGAGCAATtgaatggggtctgtgagcagcatgctactagttgcttaatgatGACTTAGACCCTCCGCACCCCGGAGCTGGGGcggtgagcatggcttgcagaggtggtgaacatacctctgccatgttgggcagggcagagccaacaggcaaagctgcaacattagtcctagccatgcctatTTAgcataaaaatttttttaaaaaacctctcctagtcagaaaatgattatagatacacaataagacagattcagtcaaaaagacctctgaatgggtcatagtgttagataaatgtacatgggcttaagagagagagaagaaagagtatagacagtcataaagaagtaaagataaaataaatattaaaaagtaataaaataagttacataaagatgaaatatatacagtctggattgtgtatataattgtgttttcttataatttcttgactgcaaagagacatttgattctgggagctgctaagttaaatcaacatgtatattttaaagatatctcaacttcaaaatttgagtctaaatatatgttactttggaaaagaagttctgtttttgtttccacagaggatgagaacctgtggattccttccagactaatgtggtttgatggaacaagatctcCCTAAAACGTCCCCacaaaccctaaaaatactttgcccaacaaacagcagaaagcagtttggagaaaactacacccaaattccccaaaatgattgtttataaatgtttgtttttattttaaaagggatGGTTATAAATAATtatcacagtcaatttctaaaaaaatagtAAAGGGGATATGACACAGAGAAGAATACTTTTCATTAGTGTGGATCTTGgactattaatacaaatttaaggttgattttgttacactcTATGTATTTCTGGTcttgtttgttgtgtttgttcagctcatttaaagatataatgtatagttaagaaatacagattattagatagtcatctgtaataatgaAACTTTTAATTACATTAGTTAGGTGTCCTAgatatatatttctgttagatAACTAATCTTCAACACGTCAAAGGcctacagaatttggcatttaaaatgttttaagaacttaaacttttttcaacagtgagacctgtctgcttctggcagcactaattacttcagagaggctgatgggcattgaagaaattcaTTATGGAATTTATCTTCAAcatgacaaggctagccatttgggcaagaaactgctcttgtctggactgatGACAATATGCTgtacataaactggacatgcagaacctaAGGAAAATGACCACTAAACTTGCCAAAACAAGATGGGACAGTATTTCAGGGTTCCTGCATCAGAGAAGaaactaccagacattctgcaggacacaaaagaaagtgactgacatacTGCCAATATAGGGAAAATGGTTGAGCTTTCAAATTCCctacttcatgaaaaagtctaccagatactatgggcctataggctgaagatggatgccccgttacagaagaactttgggtgactgtccaggcagttaGATGTTTCTGTCaaatctagagttttgaaagttgcttacaatgtactttctgtttacttaggtaatattatatccttctggggtctttgatggagctgaagacagatagttacaggtatagttttccttagttatgataaaagataaattagatatgaaattttagagccacaaagataaaataaaattttctttaattttccaaatacaaataaactaaatattgtaaatgtaattcttgcttgatacctgttttgttatatataattttattatgttaaagttaaaagtttccttattatttagacagaaaagggaggtgatgtgggatcctctctgtatgttgtgaatatgttttattaacacttgttaataaagaatctgctttggcctatggcagggtagaatatagcaaggcaggaaattcaaCAGagttagaggagaaaagaaggcagagtcagagagattccatgtagctgctgaaggagaaagacaccagaaacttatcagtaagccacagcctcatggtgacacacagattaatagaaaatggaTAACTTAAGATATAATAGctggctagaaatatgcttgagtcattggccagtgttgtaattaatatagtttgtgtgatttattcaggtctgggtggccaggaaatgaacgtgcagtctctgtttacacattTTAGCCAGGTCACACTAGCTAATGGTGACCTAGAATGGACACATACCTCTCTCTAATCTAACCCAGCAGAGAGTCTGTGGATCCCAGTGAAAATTAAAGTacggatttttttatttttttttttttttagaaattatgaaGGATTTCAAgactggggctagagaaatggcccagtggttaagagcactggttgctcttatagaggacctgagttcaattcccaacagcacccacatggtggctaagaCGGTGACAGCAGAGCCTTAAACGAATCCCAGGGCTCCATTCATGGGTCCCCATGGTTGAAACTGTGTACTATTTCCTCAGTCATCACCTTGAAAACCCCTTCCCTGGAGAGCTCCCTCAAACATCACCTCCTCTAAGAggtctcccttccctccaccttaTCCCAAGCTATACCAAGCCCTCTGAAATCCCCTTGGGTTTCGCAAGGTGCCCTGTGAGAACATTTCCCAGGCTGTGCTGTACCACCCTCTTTATTGCCTGGTGTCCCCACAACCGAGTCCACTTGCACTAGGCCTTGTGTTCTTTGAAGGCAGAGATTATGCTTCCCAGCTTTGCATTCCCAAATTAACACTGGGTCATATTTCTCACCGAGAGGGAAAGAATTTTGTGGTTTGAAGCAGAGGGAACCCGGACTTACTAAGAGGACCAGTGACCCTCGGCTGGAGCGTAGGAAGGACAGCAAAGTGGGAGACGTGAAGGTGAGAAGCCTGGAATGGGAGACTGCAGGTGCCAAGCACCTACAAGAGCAAGGAAACTGTAACTGATCCAGAAGGGTCTCCTAGAGCCAGCAATGCACATGCACTCAGAACTGACGCCGGGCTCAACCTGCTGTCTTGTTCTTCCCAGGGACCCCAGAGTGGGCTGCAAAGCTCCCCGAGCCTTCGAAAGGAGGACCCAGGATTGTATCTTACATGACATTGGAGGTGTCTTCTTCTAAGTAGTTGGCCAAGTTGCGTCTTGTGGAGAGCTGGAGGCCTTTGGTAGCCATGGACCGGTTAGTAAATTTGGGGTTCGGACAGGGCTTCGGCAGTTTGTCAACCACATTTGTATTTTTGAGGGTTTCCTTCTTCTTCGGTAcagcttcctccccacctcccactttaCAGAACACCTCTGTTGCCATCTGGTGTGGGTGGGATCGGAGCTGTCACCACCGTGCAGGACAACCAgctgacaggaagcagagagaaactgaggcaaaggcCCCACCCTTAGtttgggtggggtgggtgtgccGTGAGCTGACTTCACAATCATCACAGTGTAACAATTAGGGGCCAGCCTCCCCTTGATGTGAGGTTTCCTGTGCAGTTGGACAGACCCAATGTCTGTGTCAGGGGTCAGGTAGAACACAGGAAACAAACTTCACAGCCtcttccagcacacacacacacacacggccccTCTGGCCACAGTCGCTCTGTCCTCTGAGGACTTCAAAAGGCTTAACACCTGTGCCCTTTAGAGCTGTCCTGGAAGGAGGAACAGGTTAGTGACAGAGAAACACCACCTGGGCTGAGCCAAAGAGCCTTTGAAGGGGACGACGTTGCCTACCCTTGCTAAGGCTCTTTCTCCTGGTATCTAAGCAGTAAATACCACTGTGGCCAGTAGCCTAGGCACAGTGAAAGCTTACTGTGGGTTGTAGCTCACAGAGTAGTTGGTTTTAATGCTAGAATACCAAACACCTTGAAAGACTGAGAGTCAATGGTGAGCATGgggaaatatttctaaaaatgggCCCGACTTTTCTGCTATGGAGAGAGCCCGAGTGCAGGTAGAAAGCACAtccacagctgggtggtggtggcacacgcctttaattccagcactcgggaggggaggcagaggcaagtggatctttgagttcgaggccagccaagtctgcagatagagttccaggacagctagggctatatagacaaaccctgtctcaaataacaaaaaaaagaatacaccTACAActtctggggaaggaagagagcaagTTCAATAGCGCTGACTTTGCTGTTAGATGTGGACTTGAAATTCAGTTCTGTGCTTACTAGCTGTGTAACTCAGAGAATAAAAGTCTTACTGAGTCCCAATTTCTTCAGCtacaaaatacagagagagacagaacctCACTCACAGGTTTATGAAACTGCCTTATATTTTCCACTGGATATagaaagaacatttcaaaatagtaaactttattttatatgttctaAATAATCAAGCATTCCTCTACTCTCATTAAAATCTTTGGAAAATGCcaggtggtgtatgcctttaatctcaacactcaggaggtggaggcagtagcaggcagatctctgagtttgcggccagcctggtctacagagtgagttccaaggcagccagggctacacagagaaaccctggttcaaaaaataaaaaccttcatAAAATATGGGGTTAGAGAAATGACCTAGCAGTtcggagcactggttgctcttctggaggaccagggttcacatccagcacccacaccatggtttacaaccttctgtaactccagtccaagggAATCTGAtcccctcttttggcctccttgggccAGTCATGCAAGCGGTACACAGACATTCGTGCAGGCAAAGCACCTATATACACAAGATAAAACTTAaagcaatttcttttgttttaggaaCTCCAGGGGCACGGGTGCTGTCTGTGAACTACGCGGGATCATACAATCTGAAATGGTGTGAACTGATTCCTTCTCATCGGCTCCCATGAATCCTACCAGAAGGCAGGTGCGCTTCACTCAATAGATAGGGTGAGAGTGTTTCTAGCGTTGCGAATGGTGGCTAGTACACAGGGGACTCACAGGAGGtggtggggtgagggagggagcaaggggagggagagattgggggagggggggagacagagagtgTGTGTGGCTCTGAGGCTGGCAGGTGGCTGGCGCGGTTCACAAGGCCGCCGCGTTTTCCCGCTTGGTAGGAAGATGGCGCTGCAGGCTTGGGCCACAGAAGACGCTCCAGACGCGGAACCCGGAAGCGTCCGCCGGGAGGGGGCGGGCCAGGTAGCTGGAGTCCCTCACCC containing:
- the Fndc8 gene encoding fibronectin type III domain-containing protein 8, yielding MATEVFCKVGGGEEAVPKKKETLKNTNVVDKLPKPCPNPKFTNRSMATKGLQLSTRRNLANYLEEDTSNVMKQMPADDSEFSSDDTSLSPMSSTLLNPIKLAVTQPNSSFFAGMLEGELNKLSLSSLAKNTEKENLAICPHSSKVQMAPKGLLDLDNSALDTDTSSTRSESSVVMDVPEAPFICEHTVGDSTAVISWTYAVGKQQVSFYQVLLQEATKQSDEMPKVKNRPWIFNKILGTTVKLMELKPNTSYCLTVRAANTAGVGKWCKPYKFATVPTDFNSFPENNPIHVTVQRKQPQRRTVSMATEEMRRLEDLEYLYPY